The sequence CCATAAAGGGTTGGGAGGGGGGGCGGGGGGAGGGCAGGGAGCCACAGCTCCCTGGCCCTCCCCCGCTTCCTTCTACCACACGTTTCCCGGGTCGATGTCCAGGGTGAGGTCGAGTTTGGATTTGGCGGGGGGGTGGAAGAGGTGGGGGAGGAGGTCCAGGGTGCGGCTTAAGGCCGGGCGGCCGCAGGCTTTGAGGAGGATTTGCCAGCGGTGGCGGCCTTTGAGTTTGGCCACGCCAGCGGGGGCGGGGCCCAGGAGGCGGACATGCCGGCTCAGGTCCGGGTCGGCGGCTAAGTGGCGGCTCAGGCGTTGGGCCAGGTGGCGGGCGGCGTCGGCCACGGTGGTCTCGTCGGGGCCGCTTATGCGGAGGAGGGCCAGGCGGGTGAAGGGGGGGTAGCCCAGGCGGCGCCGGGCCTGGATTTCGGCCTCGTAGAAGGCCTGGTAGTCCTGGGTGCGCACGGTCTGGAAGACGTAGTGCTCCGGGTTGTAGGTCTGGATGAGGACCCGGCCCGGGGCGTCCCCCCGGCCGGCCCGGCCCGCCACCTGGGCCAGGAGCTGGAAGGTGCGTTCCCCGGCATGGTATTCGGGGAAGAAGAGGCTGAGGTCGCCGGCGATGACCCCCACCAGGGTGACTCCGGGGAGGTGGTGGCCTTTGGTGATCATCTGGGTACCCACCAGGATGTCCAGCTCCCCCCGGGCCACGGCCTCCAGGGTGGCCACGGCCTTGCCGCTGTGGGGGGCCACGTCTCGGTCCAGGCGGGCCACCCGGGCGGCGGGGAAGAGGCGCCGCACTTCGGCCTCCACCTTTTCGGTGCCGATGCCGTAGCGTTTGAGCAGGCTGGAGCGGCACTGGGGGCAAGTCTCGGGCGGCTCCAGCCGGTAGCCGCAGTAGTGGCACAAAAGCGCGCCTGCGGCCTGGTGGTAGGTGAGGGCGACGCTGCAGTGGCGGCAGGTGAGCACATGCCCGCACAGGAGGCAGAAGAGCACCGCGGCGTAGCCCCGGCGGTTGAGAAAGAGCAAGGCCTGTTCCCTCCGGGCCAGGGTGTCGCTCAGGGCCTGGGCCAGGGGCTGGGAGATGACTTTGAGGCCGCGGCTCCCCCGTTCCCGGCGCAGGTCCACCAGCTCGATCTCAGGGAGATCCTGGGGGGTGACCCGGCGGGGGAGGGTGAGGCAGGTGAGGCGGTTGGTCTGGGCCCGGTAGTAGGTGGCCACCGCCGGGGTGGCGGAGACCAGCACCACCGCCGCTTCCTGCAGCTTGGCGCGATACAGGGCCACATCCCGGGCCTGGTAGGGGAGGCCGCCTTCGTGTTTGTAGGCCGGGTCGTGCTCTTCGTCCACCACGATGAGGCCGGGGCGGCTCAAAGGCGCGAAGACGGCGGAGCGGGCCCCCACGGCGATGTCGGCCTCGCCTGTGAGGAGGCGGCGCCACTGGGCCAGGCGCTGGGATTCCGTCATGCCGCTGTGCAGCAGGGCCACTCGATCGCCAAAGCGGCGGCGGAACTCCTGGGCCAGGGGGTGGGTGAGGGCGATCTCCGGGGCCAGCACCAGGACCTGGCGGCCCTGGGCCAAGGTGGCGGCCGCCGCGGCCAGATACACCTCGGTTTTGCCGCTGGCGGTGACTCCATGGAGGAGAAAGGGGGCAAATTCCCGGCGGGCCACCGCAGCCACGATGGCCTCCACCGCCTGGGACTGTTCGGGGAGCAGGGTGAGGGGAGGGGCGGGCTCCCCCACGTCGCCGGCGGCTTCCGGAGCAGCGGGAGGGCGCTCCTTTAAAGTCAACAGGCCCCGCCGGGCCAGCCGGGTGACCACTCCGCGGCACCCGGGGAAGGCGGCAGTGAGGGCCCGCCAGGGGAGGGGCCCCTGGTCGCTCAGGAAGTCAAGAATCAGGCGCGCCTTGGGGCTGGGACGGCGCCCGGGGGGGTGATCTTTCGCTTGCGTGGCCGCCACCCACACCTCGGGGCGGGCAGGTCCGGCCTGCCCCGGCAGGATGGTTTTGAGCGCTTCCCCTAAGGGATAGCGGTAATACTCCGACAGCCAGCGAAACAGCGGCACAAGCTCCGGCGGAAAGCGGGGTTCCGGGTCCACCAGGGCGGTCACCGCCTTGAGGGCGGCGGGCGGCGGGGTGTCGGTGGGGGCCAGGAGACAGCCCAAAGCCTGGCGGCGGCCCACGGGCACCCGCACGAGACACCCGGGGCGGGCTGCCGCGGCCAGCTCCGGGGGCACCAGATAGGTCAGGGGGCCGGGCAGGGGCAGAAAGACCGCCACTTCCCACAGGGCCCCCGGTGGGGCAGCGGGTGGACGCGGCTCAGTCGAAGCGGGGAGAGAAACCGAAGAGCCGGGCATAAGCGGCGGTGATGGCGCCGTAAGTCACCGGGAAACTGATGACCAGTCCTACCCCCAGGGCCAGGAGCCCCGCCAGGTTGACGAGCAGGAGCACAAGGAAAAAGGCGAAGAAGCCGAACCAGCGTGGGGTCACCGCCCGGCGGCTCTCCTCCAGGGCGGGCCAGAAATCCAGGCCCCGATCCAGAAGGATGAGGCTGGCGAACATGTAGGAGACGGCCAGGTAGATGCCGGGCGCAATGAGCAGGACGAGGCCGAGGGTGATGAGCACCTGGCTCACCACCCCCAGGAGCACCAGGGGGAGGAGCCTGCGGGACTCAAAACCGGCGAAGAAGTGGCGGAATTCCACTTCCTGGCCGGTGAGGAGGCGGCCGTGGACCACAAAATACCCGGCGGCCAGAGGCGTGTGCGCCAGGATGAAGGCCACGCTCCCCACCCCCGGCACGGCGTGCAGCACCGCACCGATGAGAAAGTAAAGCAGGGTGAAGCCGATGAAGCCGCCGGGATAGCGCTTGAAGAGCTCCCAGCCGGTTTTGAGATATTCCCCCGGGGTCAGGTCGCCGGTAAGGGCAGAGGCAGGAGGTCCCGCCGGTTCTGTCTCCGAGGCGGTGGCGGCCTCAAGAGGCCGGCCGCAATGGCTGCAATAGCGGCTGTCCGGCAAAATCTCCTGCTGGCAGTGGGGGCAGGCGGGCATTAATGGACCTCGGGGGTGAGTTGGCCTCAGTTCTTCTCTTACATATCATGATCCAGGCGGCGGTGCCATGGGAATGGGGTCCTAAATCTTCAGGGAAGAAGGCCGTTGCCAGGCTCCCAGGGGAGGCCGGGGAGAGCACCGGCGACCCCGGCGCCGCCTTCCCTGCCACTCTTCAAGAGACGGTTAAAGATTTAACCTTTGTCATGAAAAATCCTCTAATCCCGTAAAAGGAAACTTTACTTGGCGACCCGCAAAATATTTCATCAAGGAGGGGATTCAGCATGACATCTTGGCGCAAAATGGTCATGGCCGGCATGATGTGCACCGGTTTGGCCTTCGCCAGCCTGCCGGCGTGGGGGGAGATCTCCAGCCCCTGGATTGACCAGCGAGAACTCAGACAGCAGGAGCGCATCTACCAGGGGGTGGCGTCCGGGCAAATCACGCCGCGGGAGTTTTATCGCCTGGAAAGGCAGCATAACCGGATACTGGCGGCGGAAGCCCGCATGAAGGCCGACGGTTACTACAACCGCCGGGAACGCCTCCGGACGCATCAGATGCTCGACCGCGCCAGCCAGAGCATCTATCGGGCCAAGCACAACCGCCGCATCCGCTGAGCCTGGGTAAAAGAAGCGAGGGGGCCGCGACTGTCGGCCCCCTCAATGGAGAAACAGTTTCACCCGGCAAAGAAAGCCTGGGCCCTCCCCCTGAGCTTACTTGCCGGTTCGGGCCCGGCGCCGCTCCTGGAACTGGCGCACCTGGTACATGAAGGCCTCCAGGCGGGTGCGGGTGTGGGTCTGTTCCTGGCCGTCGAAGGAGAGGTTCAGGAAGGGGATGTTGTCATGCTCCTGGCGGAAGCGGTGGAAGAGGGAATTCACCACCGTGCCGGGCATGCAGGTGAAGGGCATGAGGTTCACCAAGCCGCTGGCGCCTTTGCGGTAGAAGTCCTCGGCCTTGCCCATGCTGAGGATGGCCTCGCCCTCAAAGGAGGGGTGCAAATAAGGCCGGGCCATCTTCAGGGTCTGAGCGATGGTGGGCTCCTCCAGATGGCGGATGGAGCCGTGGAAGAGGTGCCCCAGCTGGTGTTCGTCTTTGGTCTGCACCAGGTGCTTCAGCCATAAGTGCACCAAGGTGCGGTATTTCCGGGCCTGCCAGGCCCGGCGCCGGGAGGTGTGGGTGACGTAGAGCAGCCACTCGCCGATGGGCGGCATCATGGCTTCGCCTCCCAAGGCCTCGATCTCCCGGACAGTGTTTTCGTTGCTGAAGCGGTTGGAGCGCACGTAGATCTCGCCCACCACCCCCACCAGGGGCTTGTCGCCGTGGCCGTTTAAGGCCAGGTCGTCGAAGGCCAGGCGGGCTTCCTTGAGCACCGCGGGGAGATCGCCCCGGTCCCTGAGGGTGCGGTAGACCTTGTCCAGGTAGTATTGATAGACCTTGTCGGCCTCGCCGGCCTGACGCTCGTAGGGCCGGGTCTGGAGGAGCTTTTTCTCCAGGAGGTCGATGGCCACCACCCCCCGCCAGGCGATGCGGTCGAAGTCCTCCCCCATCATGCCCACTTCCTCGTACATGGTCTCGCTCTGGTCGGGGGAGTAGACCGGCACCTGGGGGTAGCCCAGCTCGTCCAGCACCAGGCGGTGGTAGCGGCGGTACTGGCCGAAGCGGCAAGGGCCGTTGGCCGCAGGCATGAAAAAGGCGCTCTTGTCCGGGTCGAAGTCCGGGCGCCGCACCATCTTGGCCAGGTCGCCGGTGGTGAGGATGAGGGGATAGCACTCCTTGCCGGAGGTGAGCCGCCGGCCCAAAGCCAGGGTCTCCTCGTCGGATTCAGGCAGCAGCACCGCGTCGCCGCCGCAGGCCTGGAAGGCGGCCACCAAAGCCAGGGCGTGGTCGGTCATGGGCGGCAGGTAGATGCGGCGCTTCAGGGCGCCGGTGACCCGGTAACGGAAGGGCGAGGTGGGCCGCTCCACTTCCCGGGGGGTGACGTTTTTCAGGCTGTCCAGAAAGGCCTCCAGCCGGGTGATGGCCCCCACGTCCGAGGAATGCTCGTCGATCTCGATCTCCAGATACGGCTTGCCCCGCATCTGCTCCCGGAAGAAGTGCTCGATGAAGGAGTCCGGCCCGCAGCCGAAGTTGGTGATGAAAATACCGTAAAGCCGCGGGTCTTTGCGGATGTATTCCGCCGCGCCCAGGATCTTCTGGCCGAAGCGCCAGTACATGGGCTTGACCTCCTCCAGCAGGCTGTCCACGTCATCCAAGGGGAGGAAGTCCATGGGCATGGCCAACACACCCAGCTGGCGCAGCTTGCGGTGCAGATTGAGGTTCATGCCCGGATCCAGGGCATTGTACGGCCGGCCGATGAGGACCATCAGGCGCTCGCCCTCTTTAAGGCCGGAGAGGATCTCCCGGCCCCGGGCATGCAGGCGGCGGTAATAGTCTTCCTGGGCGGCCAGAGCCCTTTCCATGGCCCTATCCGCCGCGAAGCGGGACACCCCCAGCATGCGGCCCAGGTCCCGCAGGCCCTCCCGGAGGCGCTCCTTGCCCCGGCCGAAGTAGAGGACCGGGGTCAGAAGCCGGGCCCCATAGGAGGCCACGTCAATGGCGGTGGGGAGGGTATAGGCCAGGGACTGCACCATGGGGCAGACCACCCCGGATTTCACCTCCGGGTGTTTGTGGGGCAGGTCGATGATGCTGGGAAGGAGGATGCGTTGGACGCCGTTTTTCAGTAAATCCAGCACGTGCCCATGGGCCACTTTGACGGGATAACAAGGCTCCGCCGCCAGGCACTCCACCCCCTGGCGGATCACCGCCTTGTTGGTCTTGGGGGAATACACCACCCCGAAGCCCAGCTCCTCCAGGAAGGTGCGGAAAAAGGGCATGTACTCCTGGAAGTACATGGTGCGGGGAATGCCGATCTGCCCCCGAGGGCCCTCGGCGGGCGGCTCCGGACCATAGAGCAGGTCCTCCCGCTCTTTCACCAGATCCGGAAGGTCAACCTGCACCCTTTTGGTGTCCACTTCGTACTTTTCGCAGCGGCTGCCGTAGAACAGGGGGCGCTCGCCTTCGATCTGCACCTGGCGGATCTCGCAGCGGTTGGGACAGCTCTGGCATTCGAAGGACTGGATGGTGTATTTCCGCTCCGCCAGATCGAAGCCCTTGAAGCGGGAGGTCTTCCAGGTGCGCTCCCGCATGGCCAGGATGGCGGCGCCGATGGCCCCGGTGACGTCGTGGTGCGGCGGCACGGTGATGGGCTTGCCCAGGACCGACTCGAAGGCCGCCACAATGCCCTTGTTGGCCGCGGTGGCCCCCTGGTAGAAGATCTTCTTGCCGATGCGGCGGTCCTCCACCACCTTGTTCAGGTAGTTATAGACGATGGAGTACGAGAGCCCGGCCACCAGGTCATCCTTGGCCGCGCCCCGCTGCTGGTGGTGAACGATGTCCGATTCCATGAACACGGTGCAGCGCTCGCCCATGCGCACCGGCTTTTCCGCCTCCAGGGCCAGGCGGCCGAACTCCTCCTTGATGGAGATGCCCAGCTTTTCCGCCTGCTCTTCCAGGTACGAGCCGGTGCCGGCGGCGCAGACCTTGTTCATCATGAAATCCACGATGGCGCCGTTGTCCAGGGCGATGAACTTGGAGTCCTGACCGCCGATCTCAAAGATGGTGTCCACCTCCGGGTCGATGGCCGCGGCGGCGGTGGCCTGGGCGGTGATTTCGTTGCGCACCACGTCGGCGCCGATGAAGTCCCCGGTGAGGTAGCGGCCGGAGCCGGTGGTGGCCGCGCCCATGATCTTCACCCGGCCGGCCAGACGTTTCCCCACCCGGCGCAGACCCTCGGTGATGGCCTCCAGGGGGCGGCCGGCGGTCATGAGATACTCCCGGGCCAGCACCCGCATGTCCTTGTCGATGACCACCACGTTGGTGCTGATGGAGCCCACGTCAATGCCGAGATAGGCCTCGGTGTCGGAGCCCAGAGGCGGGGGCTCAGCCACGGCGTAGCGGTCGTAGCCCGGGTCGGCGGGGGGCTTGAGGCGGGGCAGGGGATGCTCCGGTTCGGCTTCCCGGGCCAGGTATTCCTCCAGAGGGGTCAGGTTCAGGGCGAAGTGAGCAGGAGGCTCCTCGGCAGTCACGAGCGCCGCGCCCAGAGCCCCCAGGGCGCAGAAATGGGGCGGGATGATGAGCTCGCCGTCGGCCAGCTCCAGGACCTCCTGGAAGGCCTTGCGCACCCCCAGGTTGTGGGCCACCCCGCCCTGGAAGGCCACCGGCGGGGTGAGCTTTTTCCCCTTGGCGATGTTGCTCTTGAGATTGCGGGCCACCGCCTGGCAGAGGCCCGCCACGATCTCGTAATCCGGGGTGGCGCCCTGCTGCAGATGGATCATGTCACTTTTGGCAAAGACGCTGCAGCGGCCGGCGATGCGGGGCGGGGTGGTGGATTTCAGGGCCAGGGTGCTGAACTCCTCGATGGTGTAGCCCAGGCGGTGGGCCTGCTGGTCCAAAAAGGAGCCGGTGCCGGCGGCGCACATGGTGTTCATGGCAAAATCCACGATCACCTGCTTGTCCCCTTCCCGGTCCACCAGAATCAGCTTGGCGTCCTCACCCCCCATGTCAATGATGCTTTTGACCTCGGGGTGGAAATGGA is a genomic window of Desulfobaccales bacterium containing:
- the priA gene encoding primosomal protein N'; the protein is MAVFLPLPGPLTYLVPPELAAAARPGCLVRVPVGRRQALGCLLAPTDTPPPAALKAVTALVDPEPRFPPELVPLFRWLSEYYRYPLGEALKTILPGQAGPARPEVWVAATQAKDHPPGRRPSPKARLILDFLSDQGPLPWRALTAAFPGCRGVVTRLARRGLLTLKERPPAAPEAAGDVGEPAPPLTLLPEQSQAVEAIVAAVARREFAPFLLHGVTASGKTEVYLAAAAATLAQGRQVLVLAPEIALTHPLAQEFRRRFGDRVALLHSGMTESQRLAQWRRLLTGEADIAVGARSAVFAPLSRPGLIVVDEEHDPAYKHEGGLPYQARDVALYRAKLQEAAVVLVSATPAVATYYRAQTNRLTCLTLPRRVTPQDLPEIELVDLRRERGSRGLKVISQPLAQALSDTLARREQALLFLNRRGYAAVLFCLLCGHVLTCRHCSVALTYHQAAGALLCHYCGYRLEPPETCPQCRSSLLKRYGIGTEKVEAEVRRLFPAARVARLDRDVAPHSGKAVATLEAVARGELDILVGTQMITKGHHLPGVTLVGVIAGDLSLFFPEYHAGERTFQLLAQVAGRAGRGDAPGRVLIQTYNPEHYVFQTVRTQDYQAFYEAEIQARRRLGYPPFTRLALLRISGPDETTVADAARHLAQRLSRHLAADPDLSRHVRLLGPAPAGVAKLKGRHRWQILLKACGRPALSRTLDLLPHLFHPPAKSKLDLTLDIDPGNVW
- a CDS encoding zinc ribbon domain-containing protein; the encoded protein is MPACPHCQQEILPDSRYCSHCGRPLEAATASETEPAGPPASALTGDLTPGEYLKTGWELFKRYPGGFIGFTLLYFLIGAVLHAVPGVGSVAFILAHTPLAAGYFVVHGRLLTGQEVEFRHFFAGFESRRLLPLVLLGVVSQVLITLGLVLLIAPGIYLAVSYMFASLILLDRGLDFWPALEESRRAVTPRWFGFFAFFLVLLLVNLAGLLALGVGLVISFPVTYGAITAAYARLFGFSPRFD
- a CDS encoding acyl-CoA dehydratase activase yields the protein MNRGLSLGLDIGSVSVNLVVVDQDGRVLREEYRRHLGEPYRTAHRLLTDLTGEFPLDSFRLAACTGMGGKVLAELLGCPFVNEVIALARGTFHFHPEVKSIIDMGGEDAKLILVDREGDKQVIVDFAMNTMCAAGTGSFLDQQAHRLGYTIEEFSTLALKSTTPPRIAGRCSVFAKSDMIHLQQGATPDYEIVAGLCQAVARNLKSNIAKGKKLTPPVAFQGGVAHNLGVRKAFQEVLELADGELIIPPHFCALGALGAALVTAEEPPAHFALNLTPLEEYLAREAEPEHPLPRLKPPADPGYDRYAVAEPPPLGSDTEAYLGIDVGSISTNVVVIDKDMRVLAREYLMTAGRPLEAITEGLRRVGKRLAGRVKIMGAATTGSGRYLTGDFIGADVVRNEITAQATAAAAIDPEVDTIFEIGGQDSKFIALDNGAIVDFMMNKVCAAGTGSYLEEQAEKLGISIKEEFGRLALEAEKPVRMGERCTVFMESDIVHHQQRGAAKDDLVAGLSYSIVYNYLNKVVEDRRIGKKIFYQGATAANKGIVAAFESVLGKPITVPPHHDVTGAIGAAILAMRERTWKTSRFKGFDLAERKYTIQSFECQSCPNRCEIRQVQIEGERPLFYGSRCEKYEVDTKRVQVDLPDLVKEREDLLYGPEPPAEGPRGQIGIPRTMYFQEYMPFFRTFLEELGFGVVYSPKTNKAVIRQGVECLAAEPCYPVKVAHGHVLDLLKNGVQRILLPSIIDLPHKHPEVKSGVVCPMVQSLAYTLPTAIDVASYGARLLTPVLYFGRGKERLREGLRDLGRMLGVSRFAADRAMERALAAQEDYYRRLHARGREILSGLKEGERLMVLIGRPYNALDPGMNLNLHRKLRQLGVLAMPMDFLPLDDVDSLLEEVKPMYWRFGQKILGAAEYIRKDPRLYGIFITNFGCGPDSFIEHFFREQMRGKPYLEIEIDEHSSDVGAITRLEAFLDSLKNVTPREVERPTSPFRYRVTGALKRRIYLPPMTDHALALVAAFQACGGDAVLLPESDEETLALGRRLTSGKECYPLILTTGDLAKMVRRPDFDPDKSAFFMPAANGPCRFGQYRRYHRLVLDELGYPQVPVYSPDQSETMYEEVGMMGEDFDRIAWRGVVAIDLLEKKLLQTRPYERQAGEADKVYQYYLDKVYRTLRDRGDLPAVLKEARLAFDDLALNGHGDKPLVGVVGEIYVRSNRFSNENTVREIEALGGEAMMPPIGEWLLYVTHTSRRRAWQARKYRTLVHLWLKHLVQTKDEHQLGHLFHGSIRHLEEPTIAQTLKMARPYLHPSFEGEAILSMGKAEDFYRKGASGLVNLMPFTCMPGTVVNSLFHRFRQEHDNIPFLNLSFDGQEQTHTRTRLEAFMYQVRQFQERRRARTGK